A single region of the Desmonostoc muscorum LEGE 12446 genome encodes:
- a CDS encoding IS701 family transposase: protein MKFTKLDYCQYLLSSQINYTITNLAEHLESISHDTINYYLKREKLTPRLLWDNVKEVVEPDDNGYIIFDDSILDKRYSEEIEIVRRQYSGNEHGVLKGIGVVSCVYVNPTLQRFWVIDYRIFNPDVDGKTKIDHVKDMLQSLVYHKLLPFDTVLMDTWYAVHSLMLYIDSLDKIYYCPLKDNRLVDDTFGQAKYKRIELLEWSQEELDCGKIIKIKGFPANKKVKLFRVTVSTNRTDYVATNDLSQSSTDVVQEVCKIRWKIEEFHREIKQLTGIEFCQCRKARLQRNHIACAMLVWVRLKNLAYTTGQTIYQIKHNLLSNYLIQQLKRPSILMCLV, encoded by the coding sequence ATGAAGTTTACTAAATTAGATTATTGCCAGTATCTACTTAGTAGCCAAATTAATTATACCATTACCAATTTGGCAGAGCATTTAGAGAGTATTAGCCATGATACAATTAACTATTATTTGAAAAGAGAAAAATTAACACCTCGTTTACTATGGGATAACGTGAAAGAGGTAGTTGAGCCTGATGACAATGGTTACATAATATTTGATGATAGCATTTTAGATAAAAGGTATTCTGAAGAAATAGAAATAGTCAGAAGACAATATAGTGGTAATGAGCATGGTGTCCTTAAAGGCATTGGCGTAGTTAGCTGCGTGTATGTCAACCCTACACTTCAAAGATTTTGGGTCATAGATTATCGAATTTTTAATCCTGATGTCGATGGCAAAACCAAGATAGACCATGTGAAAGACATGCTCCAAAGCCTTGTGTATCATAAGCTTTTACCATTTGATACTGTTTTGATGGATACATGGTATGCGGTACACAGTTTAATGCTATATATTGATAGCTTAGACAAAATTTATTATTGCCCTTTAAAAGACAATCGGTTAGTTGATGATACATTTGGTCAAGCAAAATATAAACGTATTGAATTATTAGAATGGAGTCAAGAAGAATTAGATTGTGGTAAGATAATCAAAATTAAAGGGTTCCCAGCTAATAAAAAAGTGAAACTATTCCGGGTTACTGTTTCTACCAACAGAACGGATTATGTCGCAACTAACGATTTATCTCAAAGTTCCACGGATGTTGTACAAGAGGTGTGTAAAATTCGTTGGAAAATCGAGGAGTTTCACAGAGAAATTAAACAATTAACTGGGATTGAATTTTGCCAATGTCGGAAAGCTAGGCTTCAAAGAAATCATATCGCTTGTGCAATGTTAGTTTGGGTTAGGTTAAAGAATTTAGCCTATACAACTGGTCAAACTATTTATCAAATCAAGCATAACTTGCTTTCTAATTATTTAATTCAGCAACTGAAACGCCCAAGTATTCTTATGTGCTTGGTTTGA
- a CDS encoding AMP-binding protein: MLISSKNNLNQIANLVDLLRYRQENQANEIAFTFLSNGETEQVNLTYQELDIKARSIATMLQSQEAIGERALLLYQPGLEFITAFFGCLYAGVIAVPAYPPRRNHHNHRLQAIVADAQATIVLTTKSVFSDIEKTLKKELPGTKLNCITTDDINISLANDWQSPQLDRDTLAFIQYTSGSTGMPKGVMVSHGNLLHNLSLIHKCFEHEPKSQGVIWLPPYHDMGLIGGVLQPIYGGFPVTLMPPVAFLQKPIRWLQAISDSKATTSGGPNFAYELCVQKIKPEQIAGLDLNSWKVAFTGAEPIRVKTLERFAKTFADCGFRMEAFYPCYGMAETTLFVSGGLTSESPIVRLVDGTELSQNRVVDAVEDSANAQAITSCGCNWLDQKIVIAHPETKTTCADGEVGEIWVSGESVALGYWRKPEQTQQTFHAYLMDAGEGPFLRTGDLGFLQDGELYVTGRIKDVIIIRGRNYYPQDIELTVENSHPALHSSCCAAFSIEVKEQEQLVIAVEVERAYLRNLDVDGIASSIRKAVSEQHELQVYAVAFLKPSSIPKTSSGKIQRHACRSGFLEDSLNTVGLWKSEVIKSVKLQTKIQPAESKPIHTSSTSIKNSSHNSVNVEDKSKSRANDLIGWLRSYANERINSRLIDERRCIPPYIVLDFGNHGLLGMQVPEQYGGMALNYQDTLRVIEQLAAIDLTLASFVGVHHVLGTRPIINWASKTVQEELLPLIAQGRELAGFAITEPGAGSNPRAIATTAIPDNKGGWRINGQKSWIGHGSWAGTINVFVQLLDANHQLMGMSGFVVRQGTKGIRQGPEALTMGMRGMVQNTIYFEDVPVTPEYLLGEAGHGMKVAQDAMMFGRLGLGVMSLGGMKRCAQLMLRYSERRFISTGRLLDNPTTLVRLSDLTSAITALETLIFTIAKLLDLGYSVPEEAYTACKTSGPEFFWQASDHLVQLLGGRGYIETNIAPQILRDARLLRIFEGPTETLNSFLGSRIINKSQELQKFLCEGLGTPEIAQRLKIAAEQINDHLTNHRNSFSEHHTAVHWAYIRTGELTTFAILLAAVQGASKVHVSENLIRAKNWAEFQFEQKFQSIISGIAGEVVVSDTNALTTQISDYVTSIGDIEQTLAGEDNELDELLRRNLPNNKSEIESRISLEFTENQESIQSVENNQAQFIEVNDDHSTESIQTWIENWLAQKLKIDVMSIVPTASFSDYGMDSVMAVEAAQDLSEWLQHSLEPTILWNYPTIASLAQYLAKEVKVKTADTPKATELQIKVEQNTSSPLFNSLENEIEQSIAQELELLENLLKG, from the coding sequence ATGCTAATTTCTAGTAAAAATAATCTAAATCAAATTGCTAACTTAGTAGATTTACTTCGTTATAGACAAGAGAATCAAGCAAATGAAATTGCCTTTACCTTTCTTTCCAATGGAGAAACAGAACAAGTCAACCTTACCTATCAAGAGTTAGATATAAAAGCGCGATCCATTGCAACAATGCTGCAAAGCCAGGAAGCAATCGGTGAAAGGGCACTTTTACTTTATCAACCAGGGCTAGAATTTATTACTGCTTTTTTTGGATGTTTATATGCAGGAGTAATAGCAGTTCCAGCATATCCTCCCAGACGTAACCATCATAACCATAGATTACAAGCAATTGTGGCTGATGCCCAAGCAACTATTGTCCTGACAACAAAATCAGTTTTCAGCGATATAGAAAAAACTTTAAAAAAAGAACTGCCTGGCACAAAATTAAATTGTATAACTACTGATGATATTAATATTAGCCTGGCTAATGATTGGCAGTCGCCACAATTAGACAGAGATACTTTAGCTTTTATCCAGTACACTTCTGGGTCTACAGGAATGCCAAAAGGAGTGATGGTTTCTCATGGCAATCTACTGCATAATTTAAGTTTAATACATAAATGTTTTGAGCATGAACCCAAGAGTCAGGGTGTTATCTGGCTACCGCCTTATCACGATATGGGATTAATAGGTGGAGTACTACAGCCAATCTATGGAGGTTTTCCAGTCACACTTATGCCACCAGTGGCTTTTCTTCAGAAGCCTATACGTTGGTTGCAAGCAATTTCTGACTCTAAAGCAACCACTAGTGGCGGCCCAAATTTTGCTTATGAACTGTGTGTACAAAAGATTAAACCCGAACAAATAGCAGGACTTGACTTGAACAGTTGGAAAGTTGCGTTTACTGGTGCAGAACCCATTCGTGTTAAAACACTGGAACGTTTTGCTAAGACTTTTGCTGATTGTGGTTTCCGCATGGAGGCATTCTATCCTTGTTACGGCATGGCTGAAACAACTTTATTTGTCAGTGGTGGTCTAACGAGTGAAAGCCCTATTGTTCGCTTGGTTGATGGAACGGAATTGTCACAAAACCGAGTTGTGGATGCTGTTGAGGACTCAGCAAATGCCCAAGCAATTACAAGTTGTGGCTGTAATTGGTTAGATCAAAAAATAGTAATTGCTCACCCCGAAACAAAGACTACCTGTGCAGACGGAGAAGTTGGAGAAATCTGGGTATCTGGAGAAAGTGTTGCTCTTGGGTATTGGAGAAAACCAGAACAAACTCAACAGACTTTTCACGCCTATTTGATGGATGCAGGTGAAGGCCCATTTCTTCGCACTGGTGACTTAGGATTTTTGCAAGATGGAGAACTGTACGTTACTGGACGCATTAAAGATGTAATTATTATTCGAGGACGTAACTACTATCCTCAAGATATTGAACTGACTGTAGAGAATTCTCATCCAGCTTTACACAGTAGTTGTTGTGCAGCTTTTTCAATAGAGGTTAAAGAGCAAGAGCAACTAGTTATAGCAGTAGAAGTAGAACGGGCTTATCTGCGGAATTTGGATGTAGATGGAATCGCCAGCAGTATCCGTAAAGCCGTATCAGAACAACATGAACTGCAAGTTTATGCAGTAGCGTTCCTTAAACCTAGCAGTATACCTAAAACATCTAGTGGAAAGATTCAGCGTCACGCCTGTCGCAGTGGGTTTTTAGAAGATTCTTTAAATACTGTAGGTTTATGGAAATCTGAAGTAATAAAGTCTGTAAAATTGCAAACCAAAATTCAGCCAGCAGAATCTAAACCTATCCACACTTCATCAACATCTATCAAAAACTCAAGTCATAATTCAGTCAATGTAGAAGATAAAAGTAAATCCCGTGCTAACGATTTAATCGGGTGGCTCCGCAGTTATGCAAATGAGAGAATTAATTCTCGCTTGATTGATGAACGTCGTTGTATTCCACCTTACATTGTCTTAGACTTTGGCAATCATGGACTCCTTGGTATGCAAGTGCCAGAGCAATATGGTGGAATGGCTCTTAATTATCAAGATACTCTTCGTGTAATCGAACAGCTAGCGGCTATAGACTTAACCCTTGCTTCTTTTGTGGGCGTTCACCATGTCTTAGGAACTCGCCCAATTATAAATTGGGCTAGCAAGACTGTGCAAGAAGAACTTTTACCTTTGATTGCTCAAGGTCGTGAGTTAGCTGGTTTTGCAATTACAGAACCTGGTGCAGGCTCGAATCCAAGGGCCATTGCAACAACTGCTATACCGGATAATAAGGGTGGTTGGAGAATAAATGGGCAAAAGTCATGGATTGGACATGGCTCATGGGCTGGAACTATTAACGTCTTTGTGCAATTGCTAGATGCAAACCATCAACTAATGGGCATGAGCGGTTTTGTTGTGCGTCAGGGTACGAAGGGTATACGTCAAGGCCCCGAAGCACTCACAATGGGTATGCGAGGTATGGTTCAAAATACTATTTACTTTGAAGATGTTCCAGTTACTCCAGAGTATCTACTGGGAGAAGCAGGACATGGGATGAAGGTAGCTCAAGATGCCATGATGTTTGGTAGGTTGGGTTTGGGTGTAATGAGTCTTGGCGGTATGAAACGCTGCGCTCAGTTGATGCTTCGTTATAGTGAGCGTCGTTTTATTTCCACAGGTCGTTTACTTGATAACCCAACTACATTAGTTCGTTTGAGCGACCTTACATCTGCCATTACAGCCTTAGAAACGTTAATCTTTACAATTGCTAAGTTGTTGGATTTGGGATATTCTGTTCCAGAAGAAGCTTATACAGCTTGTAAAACATCAGGCCCAGAATTTTTTTGGCAGGCATCTGATCATTTAGTTCAGTTGTTAGGGGGCCGTGGCTATATAGAAACAAATATTGCCCCTCAAATCCTTCGTGATGCGAGATTATTACGAATTTTTGAAGGCCCAACAGAAACTCTCAATAGCTTTTTAGGTTCTCGTATAATTAATAAAAGTCAAGAATTACAAAAATTCTTATGTGAGGGGTTAGGAACACCTGAAATTGCTCAACGATTGAAAATAGCAGCAGAGCAGATTAATGACCATTTAACTAATCATCGAAATTCTTTTTCTGAGCATCACACCGCAGTTCATTGGGCATATATTCGTACAGGTGAACTAACTACCTTCGCTATTCTACTAGCTGCGGTTCAAGGAGCATCTAAAGTTCATGTTTCTGAGAATTTAATTCGTGCTAAAAATTGGGCAGAATTTCAGTTTGAACAAAAATTCCAAAGTATTATTTCTGGAATTGCTGGAGAAGTAGTTGTATCTGATACTAATGCTTTAACTACTCAGATATCTGATTATGTGACGAGCATAGGTGATATAGAACAAACTTTGGCAGGAGAAGATAATGAACTCGATGAATTATTGCGACGTAATCTACCCAACAATAAATCTGAAATTGAGTCTAGGATTAGTTTAGAATTTACTGAAAATCAAGAGTCAATACAATCAGTAGAAAATAACCAGGCTCAATTTATAGAAGTCAATGATGACCACAGTACTGAGTCTATACAAACTTGGATTGAAAATTGGCTGGCTCAAAAATTAAAAATAGATGTTATGTCAATTGTTCCTACTGCTTCTTTTTCAGATTATGGCATGGACTCAGTAATGGCAGTTGAAGCAGCACAAGACTTATCAGAATGGCTACAACATTCTTTAGAACCAACAATCCTTTGGAATTACCCTACAATTGCATCTCTAGCTCAATACTTAGCCAAGGAAGTTAAGGTAAAAACAGCAGACACTCCAAAAGCCACTGAATTGCAAATAAAAGTAGAACAAAATACTTCATCGCCATTATTTAACTCTTTAGAAAATGAAATTGAGCAATCAATTGCTCAAGAATTAGAATTACTAGAAAACTTGTTGAAAGGCTAA
- a CDS encoding type I polyketide synthase, which produces MYQISEQNPEEIYSSNRIIQALKQARTQIEAAEQKKREPIAIIGIGCRFPGGVNDPQTFWHLLQNGVDAIDKIPPQRWNVEHYYHPDPNTPGKMYTRYGGFLDEVDRFDCQFFGISPREAENMDPQQRLLLEVSWEAIENAGIAPERLQGSKTGVFMGIGFEDYSRFHLNSGDSTWIDAYNSLGNTRSIAAGRLSYVLGLQGPSLFLDTSCSSSSLGVHLACQSLRSGESDLALAGGVSLILSPEPTIAFCKLKALATDGRCKTFDAAADGYTRGEGCGIVILKRLSDAVADGDQILALIKGSAVNHDGKSNGLTAPNGSAQESVIRQALENAKVEPSQIQYVEAHGTGTPLGDPIEVLALNKVLAQGRSEDEPLKIGSVKTNFGHLEPAAGIASLIKVVLSLQHQQIPPHLHFKNPNPYIPWAKLPIVVPTELTPWDSKTGKRFAGVSSFGMSGTNVHLILEEAPKQATQVKSWDSNERPLHILSLSATTEQGLQDLAQSYEKFIESNSTAAIVDICFTANTGRSHFDYRLALVAESTEQLLMQLQAFTAKQDTLGLVKGQLTSKKRLKVAFLFTGQGSQYANMGRELYETQPTFRKALEQCDAILSLYLNNSLLNILYPEPGEISLIDETAYTQPAIFAIEYALAQLWKSWGIEPDAVMGHSIGEYVAATVAGVFSLENALMLIATRGRLMQALPSNGKMMAVLASENHVQKVIESSGEAVAIAAINGSQSIVISGDSQAIAAVCKTLQAQGVKTKPLQVSHAFHSPLMEPILREFESIASEIKYNKPCIPIISNVTGEVASNDITTPQYWVRHARQPVKFASGMNTLYQQGYKVYVEIGAKPILLGMGRQCLPEDTGIWLPSLNPRSQDWQQMLISLGQLYAQGVLVNWLEFDRDYRRQKLALPTYPFQRQRYWIGETKNGSHTNHNNGNGKQLNTIANYIHQVDTQQIVKILEDTGKFLPEQLELLPQLLQTLVEEYQHHISATSVNDKIVNVSLEEQPHNLSIRQRLEITPLKERHAVLIDYIEKHLSKVLGFNSSHLLKATQALNELGLDSLTAMELKNRFVKELEVDVAIERFIEGITIEQLADSLLMQFTFTTINASIFASDSPAEDMEEIVL; this is translated from the coding sequence ATGTATCAGATTTCTGAACAAAATCCAGAAGAAATTTATTCATCAAACAGAATAATTCAAGCTTTAAAGCAAGCACGCACCCAAATAGAAGCAGCAGAGCAAAAAAAGAGAGAACCAATCGCCATTATCGGTATAGGTTGTCGTTTTCCTGGAGGAGTAAACGATCCCCAAACATTTTGGCACTTACTGCAAAATGGAGTAGATGCAATTGATAAAATTCCTCCACAAAGATGGAATGTGGAGCATTACTATCATCCAGATCCGAATACTCCAGGAAAAATGTACACCCGTTATGGAGGCTTCTTAGATGAGGTAGATCGTTTCGACTGCCAATTCTTTGGGATTTCCCCAAGAGAAGCAGAAAACATGGACCCACAGCAAAGACTGCTTTTAGAAGTAAGTTGGGAAGCTATAGAAAATGCAGGAATTGCACCAGAACGATTACAAGGCTCTAAAACAGGCGTGTTTATGGGAATTGGTTTTGAGGACTATTCCCGGTTTCATCTTAATTCTGGAGATTCGACATGGATTGATGCTTACAACAGTTTAGGAAATACTAGAAGTATTGCCGCTGGGCGTTTGTCTTATGTGTTAGGGCTACAAGGCCCAAGTTTATTTTTGGATACCAGTTGTTCTTCTTCTAGTTTAGGAGTTCATCTTGCGTGTCAAAGTCTACGTTCAGGAGAAAGCGATCTAGCATTAGCTGGTGGAGTTAGCCTAATATTATCCCCGGAACCAACTATTGCTTTCTGTAAGTTGAAAGCCTTAGCAACAGATGGCCGTTGCAAAACTTTTGATGCTGCTGCTGATGGTTATACCAGGGGAGAAGGTTGTGGAATTGTTATTCTAAAACGCTTATCTGATGCTGTAGCAGATGGAGATCAGATATTGGCTTTAATTAAAGGCTCCGCAGTCAACCATGATGGTAAAAGTAATGGACTGACAGCCCCCAATGGTTCTGCTCAAGAATCTGTAATTCGCCAAGCTTTAGAAAATGCCAAAGTAGAGCCAAGTCAAATTCAATATGTAGAAGCCCACGGAACAGGAACCCCATTAGGAGATCCAATTGAGGTATTAGCTTTAAATAAGGTGTTAGCTCAAGGTCGCTCAGAGGATGAACCTCTTAAGATTGGTTCGGTTAAGACCAATTTTGGACATCTGGAGCCAGCAGCGGGGATAGCTAGTTTGATCAAAGTAGTTCTTTCTCTACAACATCAGCAAATACCGCCTCATCTCCATTTTAAAAATCCCAATCCTTATATTCCGTGGGCAAAACTACCAATTGTAGTCCCTACAGAATTAACTCCTTGGGATTCAAAAACAGGCAAGCGTTTTGCTGGAGTTAGTTCCTTCGGGATGAGTGGAACAAATGTGCATTTAATTTTAGAGGAAGCACCCAAACAAGCCACGCAGGTTAAAAGTTGGGATTCCAATGAGCGTCCACTGCATATTTTGTCATTATCAGCAACAACAGAGCAAGGATTACAAGATTTAGCACAAAGTTATGAGAAGTTTATTGAAAGTAATTCTACAGCAGCAATTGTAGATATCTGCTTTACAGCTAATACAGGGCGTTCGCATTTTGATTACCGCCTTGCATTAGTAGCTGAATCAACTGAACAGTTACTAATGCAATTGCAAGCTTTTACCGCTAAACAAGATACTTTAGGATTAGTGAAAGGTCAACTGACTAGCAAAAAACGCTTAAAAGTCGCATTTTTGTTTACAGGGCAAGGTTCACAGTATGCTAACATGGGTCGAGAACTCTATGAAACCCAGCCTACCTTTCGCAAAGCTCTTGAGCAATGCGATGCAATTTTAAGTCTTTATCTAAATAACTCCTTACTGAATATCTTGTATCCAGAACCAGGAGAAATTTCATTAATTGATGAAACGGCTTACACTCAACCCGCTATCTTTGCAATTGAATATGCCCTAGCTCAATTATGGAAATCTTGGGGCATTGAACCAGATGCCGTTATGGGTCACAGTATCGGCGAGTATGTTGCTGCTACTGTTGCAGGCGTCTTTAGCTTGGAAAATGCTTTGATGTTAATTGCCACCAGAGGACGATTAATGCAGGCTTTACCAAGCAACGGTAAAATGATGGCTGTCTTAGCATCCGAGAACCACGTTCAAAAAGTAATTGAGTCCTCTGGTGAAGCAGTCGCTATTGCTGCTATTAATGGTTCTCAAAGTATCGTAATTTCTGGTGATTCTCAAGCTATTGCTGCTGTTTGCAAAACCCTTCAAGCCCAAGGAGTAAAGACTAAACCATTGCAAGTATCTCATGCTTTCCACTCACCTTTAATGGAACCGATTTTAAGAGAGTTTGAAAGTATTGCGTCAGAAATCAAATATAACAAACCTTGTATTCCCATAATTTCTAATGTGACTGGAGAAGTGGCTAGTAACGATATCACCACTCCTCAATACTGGGTTCGTCATGCACGGCAACCAGTTAAATTTGCCTCTGGTATGAATACACTTTATCAACAAGGCTATAAAGTGTATGTGGAAATAGGGGCTAAACCTATTTTGTTAGGAATGGGTCGTCAATGTTTACCAGAAGATACTGGAATATGGTTGCCGAGTTTAAATCCTCGTAGCCAAGATTGGCAACAAATGTTGATTAGTTTGGGACAGTTATATGCCCAAGGAGTACTGGTAAACTGGTTAGAATTTGACCGAGATTATCGCCGCCAAAAGTTGGCTTTACCCACTTATCCTTTCCAACGTCAACGCTATTGGATTGGGGAAACTAAAAATGGCAGCCATACTAATCATAACAATGGGAACGGAAAACAACTAAACACGATCGCTAACTACATTCATCAAGTTGATACCCAGCAAATAGTAAAAATTTTAGAAGATACGGGCAAGTTTTTACCAGAACAGCTAGAGTTACTGCCACAGTTGTTACAAACTTTAGTAGAAGAATATCAGCATCATATTAGTGCCACGTCTGTGAATGACAAAATAGTAAATGTGTCCCTGGAGGAACAACCTCATAATCTCAGTATTAGACAAAGATTAGAAATTACTCCTCTTAAAGAACGTCATGCAGTGCTAATAGATTATATAGAAAAGCATTTAAGCAAAGTTCTTGGTTTTAACTCATCACATCTGCTGAAGGCTACACAGGCTTTAAATGAACTAGGATTAGATTCCTTAACTGCTATGGAATTAAAAAATCGCTTTGTTAAGGAATTAGAAGTAGATGTAGCAATCGAAAGATTTATTGAGGGAATTACCATTGAGCAACTAGCAGATTCACTGCTCATGCAATTTACTTTCACGACTATTAATGCATCAATCTTTGCTTCTGATAGCCCTGCTGAAGATATGGAGGAAATTGTTTTATGA